The genomic DNA ACCACAGGCAATTACGCCAAATCCACCAGCATTGGAAAGGGCGCTCACCAGATTGCTTTCTGAAAGCCAGCTCATGGCACCACCAAGAATCGCATAATCCGTTCCCAGAAAATCCGTTCCTTTTTTCCATAATTGATCCAGTTTCTTACGGCCTGCTGTGGTCATATTCTCACCCAAACTATATTTTGTATTATTATTTTATTCGCCGTCCAGACCATAAGCAGTATGAAGAGCCCGAACAGCCAGTTCCGTATATTCCGCTTCGATCAGAACGCTGATTTTAATTTCTGAAGTCGAAATCACCTGAATATTGATCCCTTTATCGGCAAGAGCCTTAAACATGGTTGCGGCCACACCGGCATGCGAACGCATACCTACCCCTATAACAGATATTTTGGCAACATTCACATCCGTAATCAGATTATCAAATTCAATATTATCAGCCCTGTTTAACATTTCTTCCGCTTTTTCAAGGTCAGATTGTGTCACAGTAAAAGTCAGATCGGTCTTTTTACCGTCTTCGGTTTCATTCTGGATGATCATATCGACGTTAATATTTCCGTCTGCAAGAAGCGTGAAAATATTGCTGGCAATACCCGGCTTGTTTTTTACACCGACCAGGGTGACCTGGGCTTCATTTTTGGCATATGCTATACCACTTACAACTTGTTTTTCCACAATTTCATCCTCATCAACAACCATGGTTCCCGGTTTATCAGTAAAACTTGAAAGCACCTGTACACGAACTTTGTGGTTCATTGCCATAGCAACTGAACGTGTTTGCAGCACTTTCGCTCCTAAAGAGGCCATTTCCAGCATCTCTTCATAGGTAATTTTATCCAGTTTACGGGCCTTTGGAACAATTCTGGGGTCTGTTGTATAAACCCCTTCCACATCTGTATAAATATCACATCGGTCAGCACCGATTGCCGCCGCCAACGCCACTGCCGACGTATCAGAACCACCGCGGCCGAGTGTGGTTATTCTGTTATCATCAGAAATTCCCTGAAATCCAGCAATTACGCAAACAATACCTTCATTCATGCGCTCGTTAATGGCATCCGTGCCGATTTCCTCAACGCGGGCGGCACTATGGACCTGATTTGTCCGAAACGGAATTTGCCAGCCCAGCCAGGAACGGGCAGGAATGCCAATATTCTGTAAAGCCAATGCCAACAGGCCGGCTGTAATCTGTTCTCCCGCTGAAACAACCGTATCATATTCACGGGCGTCATGCAGTGGGGAAATTTCTTCTACCCAGCCGATGAGCTTATCAGTTGTCCCTGCCATAGCAGAAACAAAGACCGAAACCTGATTTCCAAGGTCCACTTCTTTTTTTACACGTTGGGCTACATTTCTGATCCGATCAATATCGGCAACAGAGGTCCCGCCAAATTTCATCACTATTCGTGCCATAACAGACTTCTACTCAGCTTCGCATATTTAAATATGAGCAATTTTTTGTTTCTATTTTATTTGTTTCGCGCAATACATATATCTTTATCGGTGCTTGAAGCAAGTGCCGACTTGTATATATTAGATAATAATTGCCTTTTTTTGTTTTGAGATTGCCATGAATGCTGAAAATACCACTGCTCAGGCCAAATCCGTTAACCCGGATGAAATTGCACATTTTTCATCAATGGCAGCGACCTGGTGGGATCCGAAAGGCCCATTCAAGCCTCTGCACCAGTTAAACCCGACGCGAATCGAATTTATCCGGGATCAGATTTGTGAACATTTTGGGCGCGATTCTCTGTCTGAAATTCCTCTCAAGGGTTTGCGTATTCTTGACATCGGTTGCGGTGGTGGACTGCTTTGTGAACCCATGGCCCGACTTGGGGCGACTATGGTCGGCGCGGATGCCGCCGAAAAAAACATCAAAACTGCCAAGCTTCATGCGGAACAGATGAACCTTAACATTGATTACAGACATATTACCGCAGAAGAGCTGGCGGAGCAGGGGGAAAAATTTGATGTTATCCTTAATATGGAAGTGATTGAACACGTGGCCGATATCAAATCATTCCTTGAGGCCTGTCATCAGCTCCTTAAGGATAATGGATGTATGACCTTATCCACCCTGAACAGAACCGTTAAATCATGGGCCATGGCCATTGTCGGTGCAGAATATATTTTGCGCTGGCTGCCGAAAGGTACCCATGACTGGCATAAATTTTTAAAACCTTCCGAATTATGTGACCATGCTTCAAAGTGCGGCTTTAGCATTACCACAATAAATGGCATGGTGTTTAATCCGCTTAACGCTACATGGATGCTTGATCGGCATGATTATTCGGTTAATTATGTCGCTCTCGCTGTAAAATCAAACAATGGATAAGCGTCCCGAAAATCAGACCATGCGAATCTGGAGCCCGGAAGGTGAAAAAACCGAAATTCGCCAGATTACCAATGAAGTCCCGGTCGTACTTGAATATAACTGTGTGACTTTTGCCGTCATGATGGCATCCCCCACAGATCTGATTGATTTTTCCTATGGATTTAGCTTAACTGAGGGCATTGTGTCTGGAAAAAAAGATATAATTTACGCCCAGATTAAAGAAGCCCCAAAAGGGAAAGTTGCGGCCATCGAGATTAATGCCCGTTCATTTCACAAACTTGAAAAATATAACCGTACCCTTTCGGGCCGAACAGGGTGCGGACTTTGCGGTGTTGAAAAACTGGATCAGGCTTTTAAGCCATTGGAAAAAGTTGGCTCGGATTTAAAGGTGAAGGCGGAACTGATTCACAAAGCAATGCAGGAAATAAAAGCCCATCAACATTTGAATAAAGAAACGGGAGCGCTGCATGCAGCGGCTTTTGCTGACAAATCAGGGAAAATTATTGCCGTACGTGAGGATGTCGGACGTCATAATGCTCTTGATAAACTGATCGGTCATCTGATGCAGGAGGAAATTGACCCGGGCAGCGGCTTTGCACTGATTACAAGCCGGTGCAGTTTCGAAATGGTTCAGAAATGCGCGATTGCCGGAATTCCGATCATTGCGGCAGTATCGGCCACCACTGGCCTGGCTGTTGATCTTGCGGATCAGGCAGGCATTTCAATAATTGCCTTTGCCCGCAAGCAGGGTTTAAATGTCGTTACCGATAGTGAAAATCGCATATTATAATGAAAATTATTATAATCGCTTGAACCGGCCAGCCAACTTTTCTGCTTCGATCAAATTTTCAGGCGTATTGATATTAAAAAAAGGGTCAGGGTTATCTGACCATTCCAGTTCCACCGCTTTTTGAGTTTTGAGCCAGGACATCATTTTTCGTTCGCCTTTTTTCAATGCTTTTTCCAGATCATCGAGTAATGAGACATCCCAAAGTGCATGGGTCGGATGAAGATGGCCGTTTGATTTAGCAACCACCACAGAAGCCGAAGAATGATGCAAAAGCATTTCAACAAAGTTGTCCGGGATAAAGGGGGTATCAGCAGAAACGGTGACTATTTTCTGATAAGAATGGCGCTTTGCATAATTTAAAGCTGTATAAAGTCCAATCATAGGGCCCGCATGGAGGCCAAAATCCGGGATATCCGGCACAACGTCTATTGTAATATCCAATTCAGCCAGATTGGAGTTTAGAATTATCCTATCAACCTGCGACTCCAATCGATCAACAATATGATCAATTATTCTTCTTTTTCCCAAAGTCAAAAGGAACTTGTCATCACCACCCATACGGCGTGACTGTCCCCCTGCCAGGATAACCCCGAGCAGGTGGCTTTTTTTAATTTCTTCCTTATGCATGGAAATTAGCTGTCGAGTTTGCCGGATCCCGGAACAGGCAGGATATCGATGCCCTCTTCAATCAGCTCTTCGGTTTCACGAATAGTTGTCTCGCCATAAATGCCTCTCTTTTCACCTTCACCATAGTGAATTTTGCGGGCTTCTTCGGCAAAGTTGCTGCCAACATATTCGCACGACTTTTCAATCTGGCGGCGAAACTTGGCCATTGTATTATGCATATGCTCAAGCGCACGCTTCACATCTTCCGAACTGACTTGGTTTGTCGGATCGGAATGGGCGCTGACCATCACTCTGTGATCATCCTGATCTGTTGAATAGTGACCTCTGTCATTATGTTTTTCACTGCCCGCTGAAATATTGGGGGCCATCAATGATTTTGATATTTTTGTACTTCCGCAGAGAGGGCATTCAACCAGGCCGCTGTCAACCTGCGTCTGATAGGCTTCGCTATTTTGAAACCAAGCTTCAAAAACATGGCCGTCACAACATTTAATATCAAATAAAATCATAATATTTTCAACCGCTTAACGAGAGCATTAACCATAAGGACAACTTCGTAGTTTAAGACAACTATCTACCTTACTTCCTGTATAGCAATATTTTTATCGTGGGTCAAAGCCGCAATTTTATTTCTTGCCTCGGCGACTTTTGCCATGTCAATTTCTGCAATAATCACCCCTGGCTTATCCCCGCCATCAGCGAGAATATTACCCCAGGGATCAATGATCAGGGAGTGGCCAAATGTATGCCTTCCGTTTCGATGGTTTCCGACCTGTGCAGGTGCAAAGACGAATGCGCCATTTTCTATTGCCCGCGCTTTAAGGAGAGTATGCCAGTGCGCTTTTCCTGTCTGATAAGTAAAAGCAGACGGGACTGTCAGCATCGTGGCCCCCGCCTTGGCAAGAGCCCTGTAAAGATATGGAAAACGAAGATCATAACAAATGGATAAGCCAACTTTTCCCCAGGGCAGGGTGGCAAGTATGGCAACATCCCCCGCCTGATACGAGTTTGATTCGCGGTAGGCTTTTTCCCCTGGAAGATCGACATCAAACATATGGATTTTATCATAAGTGGCTATTTTTTCTCCGGCAGGCGAAAAAAGAAAACTTCTGTTCGCAGCTTTATCACCATTTCTAATGGCAATAGACCCAATCAGCAGCCAAATACCGAGCTCTTTTGCCAAAGCAGCAAAGTGACGCCATGAGGTATCTTCTTCCTCTGGGGATATTTTCTCCATGACCTGTTTTGTGCCAAAGTCAAGGAGCGTTGTCATTTCCGGGGTGAGCACAAATTCTGCCCCTTTTGCCACCGCCTGACGAATAAATTTATCTGCAACAGCAATATTTTCTTCAATAACATCGTCAGATGTCATTTGAACAAGGCCAACTTTAAAATGTGTATTTAAGGAAGTCATGCTTCAGACTAACATAATTTCCGTCTCCGTTCCATCAGGACGGATTTTGGGCCAATAGGGCGTCAAGGTGCCCGGCACGGTCCAGGGCATAAAGATCGTCACTTCCACCAATATGATCACCATTAATAAAAACCTGAGGCACAGTCGTTGCGCCACCGGAACGACTTAACATTTCCTGTTTATATTCGTCTTTGGACCAAATATTATATTCGGTAAACTGGCTGCCTTTGGCGTTCAGCAATTGCTTTGCCAGAGTACAGTATCCGCAGCCCGGACGGGTATATATAACGACTTCAGCCATATTCATTTTCACCTTCAGTTTCAATTTCCCTGATATATATTGATTTGGCTGTATTTTTCAATGGTCAATTTCATTATTTAGGGTCATACGGGGATACAACCCGATAAACTGTCAGTACAAATACTTTTTGTGCCCCAGCCTTTTTAAGCGCTTTTGCGCAATTCTCCGTCGTTGCGCCCGTTGTATAAACATCATCTATCAGAAGTATATTTTTGTTTTTAATATCTTTTTTTCTTTCCGGCACAACTTTAAAGGCGCCGGTTACATTTTTGGCCCGCTTCTTTATATTCCCCTGCTGGGGAGGGGTGTTTTTAATACGGACAAGGATATCCGGTTCATGGTTAAGGGAAAGCGCTTTAGCCAGACTGCGGGATAACAGTGCTGATTGGTTATAACGTCTTGAAAATTGTCTATGTTTATGGAGAGGGACCGGCATGATAAGGTCAGTATTCTCAAAGAGGTCTTTCCCTGCCTGTAACAACAATTTGGTAAAATAACCCGCATATTCCGGCTTATCATGATGTTTAAAGCCAATCACCATTTTACGGCTGTCATCATCATATCTAAGGGCAGAAATCGCCCGATCAAATGACCGTTCCTTTTTCTGGCAGGCTGCACATAAATTTTCACCTAAATCACGAAAGTCATTGGCCAGCTCAATTTCAAAAGGATAGCCGCAACAATTGCATTTGGGGCCGGAAAGAAAATGAAGTTTTTTCCAGCAATCGGGGCAAATATTCTGCGCACTGTCAACGCGGGCCGAACAGCTTAGACATTTGGGCGGCAAAATTATGTCGAGTGCCATATGGGCAAGCTTATTAAATGTCGTAAAAATTTTCTTATTCCCCCGGATGTACATTTGCTGCTTTTCGTCTGTGTTCAAAAATGCCATATAGACATTATGACACAGAAAAAGTTCAAATTTAAAGCTTCAAATGAAAGTGACCTCTTTAACCGGTCCCTAATAAAGTTGCGGCGTGATAAAATTAGCCCAACTTTTGCCAAACATGATTTCTTAAAAAAAGAAATCAGTCACAGACTGATTGATAATCTTGATGATATAAAAAAATCCTTCGATATCATTTTGACAATGAATGTGGACGAAAGTTGTCTGACCCAAAGATTTAAACAGGCCTTGGTTATCCAACAGGACATATCATTGAACATGCTAAAAGATGGGGCTGAATTAACAATACAGGCCGATGAAGAATATTTACCCTATAAAAATCAATGCCTTGAGCTGGTTTTAAGTTGTCTTAACCTACATTGGGTCAATGATTTACCGGGAACCTTGATCCAGATCTTAAGATCCCTAAAACCGGATGGGTTGTTCCTTGGCGCGATCTTTGGCGGTGAAACACTAACCGAATTGCGTCAAGCAATGCTAAAAGCGGATATTGAACTGCGCGGTGGTACAAGCCCCCATATTTCACCGTTTATTGATGTTCGTGATGCGGGATCATTATTGCAAAGAGCAGGCTTTGCCCTTCCGGTTGTCAGCATGGAAAGAATTTATGTGACATATTCAGATGCCTTTAGCCTGATGAAAGAGCTTAAAGCGATGGGCGAGAATAATGCCCTGTTAAAGCAGTATAAGGGGCTAACATCCCCAAGGGTAATGGCTAAAGTGGCGAAAATTTATCACCAGAATTATGCCAATAAGGATGGCAGAATTCCTGCCACTTTTGACATCGTTTATTTGCAGGGATGGGCCCCCCATGAAAGTCAGCAAAAACCGCTTAAACCTGGATCCGCAAAAATGTCGCTGAAGGATGCATTGGCAGCACCATCTAAAAAACTATAAAAAATCACGGATCATAGCGATAAGCGGTTCATCTGCCGGCGGCATGGGATAATTTTTCAGTTCATTTATTTTTACCCATTTAAGCTGCTGTCCTTCGCGCGGATGAGGTACACCGTCCCATTTCCGGCACAAAAAGACCGGCATCAGAAGATGAAAGTCTTCATAACTGTGCGAGGCAAATGTAAAAGCCGCAAGACAGGATTCGGCCGTATCAATATTCAATTCTTCTTTTAGTTCACGGATCAGGGCTCTTTCCGGCGTTTCCCCGGCTTCGAGCTTACCGCCGGGGAATTCCCAAAGACCTGCCATACTTTTGCCCTCAGGTCTTTGTGTAATAAGAATTCTGCCATCAATATCAACCATAACAACTGCAGAAACAGTAATAACCTTCACCGGCCCTTCAGGTCTTCCTCCTGGCGGGTCTGGACAAAATTCGCTTACACTCATATTTTTTCCTTATTGATTGGCTTATGCGCGCAGATTAGCTGCGATAATCAGCATTTATGCTGATATAATCATGTGTCAGATCACAAGTCCAAACAGTTGCCTCGCCTTCACCGACACCAACATCAACACTAATATCAATCTCGCTTCCCTGAAAATGTTTTGTACAAAGGTCTTCATCATACCCTTCGACCCGCATACCCCGGTCCGTCACTTTCTGATCACCAATTGTGATCATCAGAGCATCCCGGTTAGCCCTCTCTCCTGCTTTGCCAACGGCCATAACGATACGTCCCCAATTGGCGTCTTCGCCGGCAATGGCTGTTTTTACCAGCGGTGAATTTGCAATGCTCATGGCAATTTTCTTTGCAGATCCATCATTTTCCGCCCCGGTTACTTTAATTGTAATAAATTTGGTGGCCCCTTCGCCGTCCCTGACAATCTGATGTGACAGATCAAGCATCAGTTCAGACAATTTTTCTTTAAAGTCGCCCAGGATTGGATCATTTACATCGCTAATTTTATCCTTTTTTCCTGTTGCAAAGGCAAGAACCGTGTCGGATGTGGACATATCACTGTCCACGGTTATGCTGTTAAATGATTTTTCATTCTCGGAAGACAAAAGCGCTTGCAGAACAGACTGATCAAGGGCCGCATCGGTAAATATAAACCCAAGCATTGTTGCCATATCCGGCGCGATCATGCCGGATCCTTTGGCAAAGCCGTTAATAGTAACCCGTTTTTCGCCAATTATTGCCTGCTTTGTGCATAATTTAGGGAATGTGTCCGTGGTCAGGATAGCATCGCCGGCCTGTTGCCAATTATCCTTTTCCGTTTTTATGCCTTCTTCCAGTTTTTTATTTATGAGACCTGCTTTAAGAACCTCCCCGATGACACCGGTAGAGGCCACATAAACTTCATCTGGTCCACAGCCGGCAATTTTGCAGACAAGATCAATATTTGAAGTCATAGCGTCAATTCCAGCCTGACCGGTAAAAGCATTTGAATTTCCGGCATTGACAAGAAGGGCTTTAGCCATTTTGCCCGATTTTAGGTTTGCCTTACACTGATCAACAGGCGCGGATGAGCATTTTGATTTGGTAAGAACTCCGGCAACCGTCGCTCCTTCCGGAAATAATACAAGAAGAAGATCGTCACGATTTTTATATTTCATATGCGTTGCCGCCGTTCCCAGAATTACTCCGGATATTTCAGGTAGCTTAACATTCGTATCAGGTGCCAGAGGAGATTTTTTCATTATTGTTTATCACATTGGATCTTGGTTGTTCTCAAATATTTCCCCTTATAAGCTTCAAAAAGAAGAATTGTCCATATTTTCTCTGAAAATTATCAATTATATAGGCATCAATCATTGACAGCGAGGCTTTGCACTCTTATTTGTGCTACTCTACATGTGTGTAAATGTTCGAATTTTGGCCAGTATAGATCGGGCATTGAAATTTGAAAAAGTGAGGGCGGTTACTTAAGGCCCCCGATTAGGAATAAATAATGCTGGGAATGGGCAAGATCGCCAAAAAATTATTTGGCACATCAAATGAACGATATTTAAAAAGCCTGGAGCCGCGCATCAATGCCATTAATGCTCTTGAGCCTGAAATTTCGGCCTTATCTGACGACGCACTAAAAGCCAAAACCATCGAATTTCGTGAGCGCCTTGAGAATGGTGAAAAGCTTGACAATTTGCTTATCGAAGCGTTTGCCGTCGTCCGGGAAGCAGCAAAAAGAACTCTAGGCCAACGCCATTATGATGTACAGCTGATCGGCGGAATTGTGCTTCATGAAGGAAAAATCGCCGAAATGAAAACGGGTGAGGGTAAAACACTTGTATCCACACTCGCCGGTTATCTAAATGCCCTACCGGGCCGTGGTGTTCATATTGTAACCGTCAATGATTATCTTGCCAGCCGCGATTCCGATTGGATGGGCCAGATTTACCGTTTCCTGGGTATGTCTGTCGGCAGTATTGTTCCGAACATTGCTGATGAAAACAGAAAAGCCGCTTATGCCTGTGATGTCACATACGCCACCAACAATGAGCTGGGGTTTGATTATCTGCGTGACAATATGAAATTTCACCCGAGTGCCATGGCACAGCGCGAGCCTTATTTTGCCATTGTTGACGAAGTGGACAGTATTTTAATCGATGAGGCGCGGACTCCATTGATTATTTCCGGCCCGACCGAAGACAAATCAGAACTTTATATTTCCATCAATAAAATAATTCCGGATCTATTGCCGGAAGATTATGACGTTGATGAGAAAAGCCGCACCATTTCCCTGACCGAAGAAGGCATGGAACATCTGGAAGATATCCTTAAAAAAGCAGGACTTATTAAAACCGACAATTTATATGATTATGGCAATGTGGCTGTGGTTCACCATGTCAATCAGGCGCTGAAAGCCCATAAATTGTTTATGGCGGAAAAAGACTATATCGTCAAAAATGGTGAAATTATCCTGATTGATGAATTTACCGGTCGTATGATGGATGGCCGACGCCTGTCAGAAGGACTTCATCAGGCAATTGAAGCAAAAGAAGGCGTAGATATCCGCACCGAGAACCAGACACTTGCTTCGGTTACTTTCCAGAATTACTTCCGGCTATATGAAAAGCTTGCCGGTATGACCGGTACCGCCGCAACCGAAGAGGCTGAATTTGCAGATATTTATGGATTGGGCGTTGTCGAAATTCCGACAAATGTTGATGTGGCACGGATTGATGACCATGACGAAATTTACCGCACAGCCAATGAAAAATATGCGGCCATTGTAAACCGAATAGAAGAATGCCACAAAACGAGACAACCAATTCTTGTTGGTACCGTAAGCATTGAAAAATCCGAATATATTTCAGATATGCTCAAGAAACGAAAAATTCCGCATAATGTTCTGAATGCCAAATTTCATGAGGCGGAAGCCTTTATTGTCAGTCAGGCCGGTCGTGAAGGAGCCGTAACTATCGCCACCAATATGGCTGGTCGCGGTACAGATATTCAGCTCGGTGGTAATATTGATATGCGCATTGAGCGTGAGGTTCTGGAAGAAGACGAGGCAGAACGTCAAAAGCATATTGAAAAAATTAAAGAGGAAGTGGCGGCCGAGAAAAAGGTTGTTAAAGAACTGGGTGGCCTTTTTGTTCTTGGAACTGAACGTCATGAAAGCCGAAGAATAGACAATCAGCTTCGTGGTCGGTCAGGTCGTCAGGGGGACCCTGGCTATTCAAAGTTTTATCTCAGCATGGAAGATGATCTTATGCGCATCTTTGGGGGAGAGCGCATGGACAGCTGGATGCAGAAGCTTGGCTTTGAAGAAGGCGAATCTCTCACCCATCCTTGGCTAAACCGTGCGGTTGAGAAATCGCAGGAAAAAGTTGAAACCCGAAATTATGATATCCGTAAAAACCTGCTTAAATTTGACGATGTGATGAATGACCAGCGAAAAGCCATTTATGAGCAACGCCGGGAAGTCATGACAGAAGAAAATCTTGAAGAAACCATTGCTGATATGCGTGAGCATCTGATTGATGATTTGCTGGCCGTACACGTGCCTGCGCGAAGCTATTCCGAAAATTGGGACATTCAGGGACTTTCCATTGAAACAAAGCGGATTTTCGGACAGGATTTTGGTCTTGCTGAATGGGCGGGTGAAGATGGTATCGACAGTGAAACTTTTGGTGATCGGTTAATTGATGCCGCCAACCGGTTAATGGCTAAAAGAAGTGTTGATATCGGTCCCGATATCATGCGTCATCTGGAAAGAACAATACTGCTTCAATCCATTGACACTCATTGGAAAGAACATCTAGCGCATCTTGACCATTTGCGTCAGGTAATTCAGTTAAGAGCCTATGGACAGAGAAATCCTCTGGATGAATATAAAACAGAGGCTTTTTCAATGTTTGAAAAAATGTTGGCCAATACGCGTGATAATGTTGCCATGCTGATGGCCCATGTTGAGATCAGAAGGGAAGAGGAAGTCCCGGAGCTGGCAGAGCCTGACCGGGGCAGTATGCTCGAAAGTCATCCTGGGGAAACTTTGCCCCCAGCAGACGGCAATCCGGGACAATGGAAAAACACACCACGCAATGCCCTATGCCCATGTGGCAGCGGTAAAAAATATAAACACTGCCATGGACAAGTTATGCCAAAAGTTGGCCGGAATGATCCATGCCCTTGCGGGAGTGGTAAAAAATACAAGCATTGCCATGGTGTGATATAAATAATTCTCTGAATAAAACACAAAAAAAGCGCCGACAAAATACGGCGCTTTTTTAATGTCATAAAGTTGTCCTAAAGAGAAATATTACCCATATTGAGGAATTTCTCGTTTCTGAGTTCTCTTAATTTTTCAGGGCCTATCGCCGAAAACTCCATCAAGGCATTATCAATTGCCTTACCCACTGCTTTCATGGTTTTTTCATGATCCCGATGGGCGCCACCGATAGGTTCTGGAATAACCTCGTCAATTACTTCCAGCTTCAGAAGGTCTTGTGCTGTAATTTTAAGAGCATTAGCAGCATCTTCTGCCTTTTCGTTGGTGCGCCATAATATGGAGGCGCAGCCTTCCGGGGAAATAACGCTGTATACGGCATGTTCCATCATCAAAACTTTATTACCAACCGCTAGAGCAACGGCACCACCGGACCCACCTTCGCCAACAATGATGCTGATGAGGGGCACTTTTACTTGAAGACAGGCTTCGGTTGATCGGGCAATTGCTTCCGCCTGACCGCGTTCTTCAGCCCCTATGCCGGGGTAGGCTCCTGCCGTATCGACAAAAGTCACAATGGGAATTTTAAACTGATCCGCAAGATGAAAAAGCCTTACGGCTTTGCGGAACCCCTCAGGCCGTGCCATACCAAAATTATGTTTGATCCGGCTCTGAGTATCATTACCTTTCTCATGACCGACAACCATGACTGACTGGCCTTTAAAACGGCCAATGCCACCAATAATAGCCTGATCATCAGCATAGCTTCGATCTCCTGCCAGCTCCATAAAATCCGTAAAAAGATTTTCAATATAATCTGATAAATGAGGGCGGTCAGGATGACGGGCTACTTTAATTTTTTCCCATGATGACAATTTAGCATATGTGGACCTTAATAGGTCATCAAGCTTTGCTTCCAGTCGTCTTACTTCTTCGGCAATGTTAATTTCATCACCACTTTCCAAACTTTTAATGTCGCGAATGCGGCTTTCCAGTTCGGCGATAGATTTTTCAAAATCCAAATAGGTTTGCATATAATATGACTTCACTATTATTGTTCGCAAAAAAGACGTTATACCCTCTGGGAAGGAAAAAGGCGACTAAAAAAACATCACAAAAATAAATAAACCCGTTATTTTACAAGCGGGTGTTTGCTTTGTACCAGTGATTTCAGACGTTCTTCAAGCACATGTGTGTATATTTGCGTTGTGCTGATATCGGCATGACCGAGCATTTTCTGAACCGCCCTGAGGTCAGCCCCGTTGGCAAGAAGATGGGTGGCAAAAGCATGTCTTAAGACATGTGGGGAAAGGGAAGAGGGTAAAATACCCACCTCGGCTCCAAGCTGTTTTAACTGTTGCGCAAAACGGTGTCTTGTTAAATGGCCCTGTTTGCCATTTGACGGAAAAAGC from Emcibacteraceae bacterium includes the following:
- the mutT gene encoding 8-oxo-dGTP diphosphatase MutT, which codes for MSVSEFCPDPPGGRPEGPVKVITVSAVVMVDIDGRILITQRPEGKSMAGLWEFPGGKLEAGETPERALIRELKEELNIDTAESCLAAFTFASHSYEDFHLLMPVFLCRKWDGVPHPREGQQLKWVKINELKNYPMPPADEPLIAMIRDFL
- the secA gene encoding preprotein translocase subunit SecA, whose amino-acid sequence is MLGMGKIAKKLFGTSNERYLKSLEPRINAINALEPEISALSDDALKAKTIEFRERLENGEKLDNLLIEAFAVVREAAKRTLGQRHYDVQLIGGIVLHEGKIAEMKTGEGKTLVSTLAGYLNALPGRGVHIVTVNDYLASRDSDWMGQIYRFLGMSVGSIVPNIADENRKAAYACDVTYATNNELGFDYLRDNMKFHPSAMAQREPYFAIVDEVDSILIDEARTPLIISGPTEDKSELYISINKIIPDLLPEDYDVDEKSRTISLTEEGMEHLEDILKKAGLIKTDNLYDYGNVAVVHHVNQALKAHKLFMAEKDYIVKNGEIILIDEFTGRMMDGRRLSEGLHQAIEAKEGVDIRTENQTLASVTFQNYFRLYEKLAGMTGTAATEEAEFADIYGLGVVEIPTNVDVARIDDHDEIYRTANEKYAAIVNRIEECHKTRQPILVGTVSIEKSEYISDMLKKRKIPHNVLNAKFHEAEAFIVSQAGREGAVTIATNMAGRGTDIQLGGNIDMRIEREVLEEDEAERQKHIEKIKEEVAAEKKVVKELGGLFVLGTERHESRRIDNQLRGRSGRQGDPGYSKFYLSMEDDLMRIFGGERMDSWMQKLGFEEGESLTHPWLNRAVEKSQEKVETRNYDIRKNLLKFDDVMNDQRKAIYEQRREVMTEENLEETIADMREHLIDDLLAVHVPARSYSENWDIQGLSIETKRIFGQDFGLAEWAGEDGIDSETFGDRLIDAANRLMAKRSVDIGPDIMRHLERTILLQSIDTHWKEHLAHLDHLRQVIQLRAYGQRNPLDEYKTEAFSMFEKMLANTRDNVAMLMAHVEIRREEEVPELAEPDRGSMLESHPGETLPPADGNPGQWKNTPRNALCPCGSGKKYKHCHGQVMPKVGRNDPCPCGSGKKYKHCHGVI
- a CDS encoding acetyl-CoA carboxylase carboxyltransferase subunit alpha, producing the protein MQTYLDFEKSIAELESRIRDIKSLESGDEINIAEEVRRLEAKLDDLLRSTYAKLSSWEKIKVARHPDRPHLSDYIENLFTDFMELAGDRSYADDQAIIGGIGRFKGQSVMVVGHEKGNDTQSRIKHNFGMARPEGFRKAVRLFHLADQFKIPIVTFVDTAGAYPGIGAEERGQAEAIARSTEACLQVKVPLISIIVGEGGSGGAVALAVGNKVLMMEHAVYSVISPEGCASILWRTNEKAEDAANALKITAQDLLKLEVIDEVIPEPIGGAHRDHEKTMKAVGKAIDNALMEFSAIGPEKLRELRNEKFLNMGNISL
- the argJ gene encoding bifunctional glutamate N-acetyltransferase/amino-acid acetyltransferase ArgJ; the encoded protein is MKKSPLAPDTNVKLPEISGVILGTAATHMKYKNRDDLLLVLFPEGATVAGVLTKSKCSSAPVDQCKANLKSGKMAKALLVNAGNSNAFTGQAGIDAMTSNIDLVCKIAGCGPDEVYVASTGVIGEVLKAGLINKKLEEGIKTEKDNWQQAGDAILTTDTFPKLCTKQAIIGEKRVTINGFAKGSGMIAPDMATMLGFIFTDAALDQSVLQALLSSENEKSFNSITVDSDMSTSDTVLAFATGKKDKISDVNDPILGDFKEKLSELMLDLSHQIVRDGEGATKFITIKVTGAENDGSAKKIAMSIANSPLVKTAIAGEDANWGRIVMAVGKAGERANRDALMITIGDQKVTDRGMRVEGYDEDLCTKHFQGSEIDISVDVGVGEGEATVWTCDLTHDYISINADYRS